From Mya arenaria isolate MELC-2E11 chromosome 12, ASM2691426v1, the proteins below share one genomic window:
- the LOC128211647 gene encoding heat shock 70 kDa protein 12A-like, with translation MNTSAGQRQISVLGPIYIRNKSVEVPIKRTLPEAAEEENKLDVTKYKIPTPNKTRRPIRNGTAKTDTYINTTVVSSNGNSCSEIQQRGQEKENIIGDEETKAVCQNLKNEEKQPADPRINIELETDTDAENMLHSFDNILIGDKEMKDLTFKISSTEDNYVQNIYKSKALLAQGKAQNTGENGQKSCECRRRENVHKHSKHKRSKSHDSSLVSPLNTPDTKHSSEGMDFLTRHRRRLAKLKRKFFESQPVSQPLPLPVAIDTCNSLEDIENLQSVDLEDLETVKTDDSHSIEPNSAFSPQNGPDENTQENEEPPERKEFERNACRGTGNQERRRRHSTYETSDRMTFEELRHRWSSTPQSEHFVVIAIDFGTTYSGYAYSFAHDPDTILLMRRHESGEPGIFDQKIPTTILLTPEGQFHSFGFQARDFYNDLDPKDATKWMYFDKFKMMLYNDGGLREDSVLRTISGKEVSALKVFSYSLAYFKDLATQEICDQSTLRVSNDVIRWVITVPAIWKASAKQFMRQAAYEAGIVPPNDPERLLIALEPEAASIYCRRLMSSASGNSPAKNVSSDISRASSLSLPELRSTEVSLVPNDLEKGTRYMVVDCGGGTVDITVHELVAGGRLRELQRASGGAHGSIGVDEEFERLLSFIFGAEIIQHFRRKRPAGWVDLMATFESRKRTASPYRQSSITVTLPFSFIEFFKKCRGASVETAVRKYGDPEVTWTSSGMLRLSPSIMRRLFLPTVDRIKQSIGDVLNNQVISGISYMFLAGGFAESSIIQHELRKDFGAILKIIIPREVSMAVLKGAVCFGMDPHVIYSRCSAMTYGVGVLHRYDVTKHPADKLITKDNMDWCTDVFDVFVRANQSVELGESISRRYTPVRRDQMATAISIYATESEGVMFITDPGVSLCGTLSLTFSENVPKGQRREIRTEMMFGDTEIRVRALDVADNNTVEAGIDFINY, from the exons ATGAATACTAGTGCGGGACAGAGGCAAATTTCTGTGCTGGGACCTATTTATATTCGGAATAAATCAGTGGAAGTTCCAATAAAACGTACATTACCTGAAG CTGCTGAAGAGGAAAACAAACTGGACGTCACCAAATACAAAATACCAACCCCAAACAAAACCAGGCGGCCCATACGGAATGGAACGGCAAAGACGGACACGTACATTAACACAACGGTTGTCAGTTCGAATGGTAATAGTTGTTCCGAAATTCAACAACGCGGTCAAGAAAAAGAGAACATCATTGGGGATGAGGAAACAAAAGCGGTATgccaaaatttgaaaaatgaagaaaaacagcCTGCTGATCCaagaataaatattgaacttgaaaCAGATACAGATGCAGAAAATATGCTGCACAGCTTCGACAATATCCTCATTGGCGACAAAGAAATGAAAGATCTGACTTTCAAGATCAGCTCCACAGAAGACAATtatgttcaaaacatttacaagtcaaAGGCATTACTAGCCCAGGGTAAAGCACAGAACACCGGGGAAAATGGACAGAAATCTTGTGAATGTCGACGGCGGGAAAACgtacacaaacattcaaaacaCAAACGCAGCAAATCTCACGACTCATCATTAGTGAGCCCGTTGAACACTCCTGACACGAAACACAGCAGCGAGGGTATGGACTTCTTAACGAGGCACAGGCGGAGACTAGCGAAGCTGAAGAGGAAATTCTTTGAATCTCAGCCAGTGTCTCAACCGTTACCATTACCGGTTGCCATAGATACTTGCAATTCTTTAGAGGATATCGAAAACCTACAGAGTGTTGATCTTGAAGATCTGGAGACGGTCAAAACTGACGACAGCCATTCTATCGAACCAAATAGTGCTTTCTCTCCTCAAAACGGGCCTGACGAAAATACTCAAGAAAATGAAGAACCACCAGAGCGCAAAGAGTTCGAGAGAAACGCCTGTAGAGGTACCGGTAACCAGGAGCGACGTCGCCGCCACTCCACCTATGAGACGTCAGACAGGATGACATTTGAAGAGCTTCGCCACCGCTGGTCCTCCACACCACAGAGTGAACACTTCGTTGTGATTGCTATAGATTTCGGAACAACATACAGTGGATATGCGTATAGTTTTGCGCACGATCCAG ACACGATCCTGCTGATGCGGCGGCATGAGAGCGGGGAGCCAGGTATTTTCGACCAGAAGATTCCCACCACCATTCTCCTCACGCCGGAAGGTCAATTCCATTCGTTCGGCTTCCAGGCGCGAGATTTCTATAACGACCTTGACCCGAAGGATGCGACTAAGTGGATGTACTTTGATAAGTTCAAGATGATGTTATATAATGATGGG GGTCTGAGGGAAGACTCCGTTTTGAGAACCATTTCCGGAAAAGAAGTCAGCGCCTTAAAGGTATTCTCCTACAGTCTGGCTTACTTTAAGGATCTTGCCACACAGGAAATATGCGACCAATCAACGCTCAGGGTCTCCAATGACGTCATTCGTTGGGTCATAACAGTGCCCGCTATTTGGAAAGCCTCGGCTAAGCAGTTTATGCGTCAAGCGGCTTACGAg GCTGGAATCGTGCCGCCAAACGACCCTGAGCGACTCCTGATAGCGCTCGAACCGGAAGCGGCATCAATTTACTGTAGACGCTTGATGTCTTCTGCAAGCGGAAACTCGCCTGCCAAAAATGTATCATCGGATATCTCTCGGGCATCTTCGTTGAGTTTACCAGAGCTAAGATCTACAGAAGTTAGCCTCGTTCCGAATGATCTGGAGAAAG GCACACGTTACATGGTGGTGGATTGCGGAGGCGGCACGGTCGACATCACGGTGCACGAGCTCGTTGCTGGCGGGCGCCTCCGGGAGCTGCAGAGGGCGTCCGGCGGTGCGCACGGCTCCATTG GCGTCGATGAGGAGTTTGAGCGGCTGCTGTCCTTCATATTTGGGGCGGAAATTATTCAGCATTTCCGGCGGAAGCGGCCAGCGGGCTGGGTGGACCTAATGGCGACGTTCGAATCTCGGAAGCGCACAGCCAGTCCCTACAGGCAATCGAGTATCACCGTCACCCTCCCCTTCTCCTTCATAGAGTTCTTCAAGAAATGCAGG GGTGCCTCGGTAGAGACGGCTGTGAGGAAATATGGTGACCCGGAAGTCACGTGGACGTCAAGCGGAATGCTTCGGCTCTCACCGTCGATTATGCGGCGCCTCTTTTTGCCCACAGTAGACCGAATCAAGCAGTCCATCGGCGATGTGCTGAACAATCAAGTCATATCTG GCATCTCATACATGTTTCTCGCGGGTGGGTTTGCGGAGTCTTCCATCATTCAGCACGAGCTCCGAAAGGACTTCGGCGCCATCTTGAAAATTATCATTCCGCGGGAAGTGTCCATGGCCGTGTTGAAAG GTGCAGTGTGTTTTGGCATGGATCCGCACGTGATATACTCCCGCTGTTCCGCTATGACGTATGGTGTCGGCGTTCTTCACAGATATGACGTCACCAAGCACCCGGCTGACAAACTTATCACTAAGGATAACATGGACTGGTGCACGGATGTGTTTGACGTGTTTGTGAGAGCGAACCAGTCCGTCGAGCTCGGGGAGAGCATCTCGCGACGCTACACACCGGTTCGCCGGGACCAGATGGCAACGGCAATAAGTATTTACGCTACGGAAAGCGAGGGCGTCATGTTCATCACAGACCCGGGCGTAAGCCTGTGCGGAACGTTATCGTTAACGTTTAGCGAGAACGTTCCGAAGGGTCAACGTCGAGAAATCAGAACGGAAATGATGTTTGGTGACACTGAAATACGCGTAAGAGCGCTGGACGTCGCTGATAACAACACAGTAGAGGCCGGAATCGATTTCATCAACTATTGA